The sequence GAGCAATTCATGATAAGCTTCTCCAATGAAGATAATTAACCATCAAATTCCCATACATGATAAAACTCCCCAAACGGCTCTCTCGTAGAATTCCCATACATCATAGAACTTTGCTACAACATCAAATTTcactaaacttttttttctcactTTGTTTGGTTAATTAACCTCAAATTAAATAATCTTCTCACTACGCGccatggagaaaatataatatataaatatgtttttagaatttttagcATGTAAATATGTTTCTtgaatttatagtaaaaatactCCATagataagattaaatttaaaattattaaaatgatCTGAACATAAAGTTGGACAATTGACTTAGTTGGAAtaatttttaacctaaataAAACCACCACCTTGTTCAATATATATGGaacgaaaataaaaatatttttaaatataagaaaaaaaaaaaatggcttcATCATCCATGATAGGTATTGATatgatttattttcttatagATGAAAAgagtattatttttatttatttatttatttaggcagaagataaagatatatatataaataagaaaaaaagaaaaatcgagGCGCAAATGTGGGCCCGGCGTCTATTGGGTGCAAGCCACCGACCAGACGCGGTGGCCTACAGGGCATCTTCAACGTCGAGACCGAACGGACgaaaaaggaagaggaagaggatgAAACAGTAAAAGCACGTGTTAATGGTTGTAAAACCCATGGGAATCGTATCTCGGAATCCTTTTGTTTCAAAATCATACTTCGACTTCGCATTTGAGTCGAATCGGAATCTTTTCCCCTTCTTCTCCTCTACCTTCGTACCAAATACCCAACAACAACCATTCAATTTAAGGATCTcgtttcaaattaaaccaattttacaTTGAAACCCCAATGATACAGTATCAATCACAAGTCTCGTAACAACAACCGATAaattaggaaaagaaaaaaaaaaagccaataAAGAAACGTACAGATAACAGGGGCATAAATTAAAGAGAAGAACAGAGTTTAGCCAGTGTAGATATGAACGCCGATGGCGATGAGGAAGATAGTGATGAGGCCGAAGAAGATGACGGCGTGGACTAAAATGGAAGCCCCACTTGTTTGCATGTTCCCAAATTCAACGACTCGTCCTGATCTGGCTGGGATCTGAAAGAGGAGGCCAGGACTGAGCAGCACGAACAGCACCACCGCTATAACCACCGGCCCCCAATCTGCCATTTAGTCTCTAAAATTAAAACCACAAAGAAAGTGAGATTTGGCTTTGGCGATAGGGATGGGGTTTGGCTGGATAGAAGGTTTAAGAAGGGAAGCTGTGGAGTGGAGTGGTTTTGGAAACTTGAAAGCGGGACAGCGATTCGACAACTGCGTTGATCTTGATGCTTCACGTGGACGGATGAGCCTCCCCCATTTTTCCGTTTcccctttatttattttttctgtcATCCTCTCACAAACTTTATGacctaaatataatattttgctctctgttttttaattttggtaaaCAATTGTATCAATTCTATAAGTTTTTCGCATCACTTTTAAGAATCCAATTTATATTGTAAATTTGGGAACcgattttaatatttatggGCTCAATTTTATGTTATTACATATCACTATTTTATGGAGATTTTTaccatttatcattttttattaaaaaaaacaccaaTAAATTAAGGATATAAAGTAAAGACAAAAatctaatcaattttaaaatattagttaaaaaaCACATGCATATACACGTGAAATCTTGTagtctttattaaaaaaattaaaataatgtaaatcattttttgtttgtaATTACCCAAAACTTTTAAGAATTAGAAAAtgtaacaatttttattttcatattttcatatgattattttttttcataaataaattgttcTACATTGTAGAGTactaaacaaattttattgtaAGTATTCCTGGAAAAGGGTGATAAAAGATAATTTTACGAAAAACTAAGAATTAAATAGTAAGATATTAGGTTCTATAGTTCCATAAAATTttgtagttttaatttaaagtaactaaaaaatgtttagtttttatttaaagaTCATTTTATCATAACTAAATAGTATTTGAAGTTTGTTTTAATCTTCATGAAATATATGGAAAAGTTTAAAGTAACTaaaaaatgtttagtttttatttaaagaTCATTTTATCCTAACTAAATAGTATTTGAAGTTTGTTTTAATCTTCATGAAATATATGGAAAAGTTGATTacaatatagtttaaaaaatcaagataaaattttaattttaaaataattagtacaaTACAtgtgaaattttaatttgaagtttaatAATTTCTTTTGGAATTCAACGATCTCAATTTTCTTAACTATTTTAGGATTTATATTCtaatttttaagtaaaaattcaatattcttaaaaaaattgtgcATGTGTATATAGTTTAAGTCTCCCAACTTTTATgtatcaatttattttatttactttcatACTTGTCTCTTTAAAAGATCCTGTATTTTTTTCCCCTCAATTTCAACTATATAAACATGATTTTGTCCTAACTAAATAgtatttgaaatttgttttaatctccataaaattatgaaagaatttaatgcaatataatttaaaaaatcaagattctattttaattttaaaagaccAATATAATACatgtaaaatttaatttgaaaattaataatttctttTGGAATGAAGTAATCTCAATTTTCTTAACTATTTTGGAATCTTTATTCTAATGTTTACATAAAAGTTCAAGATTATTAACTAATTTATGCATGTGTATAAAAATGgagggaaattcttataaataaaaaatctaaaaaatatttacactttatagcaaaaagttacAAAAGTGTTTTGttgctataaagtataaatatttttaaatattttttaatatttaaaaagatctctataatttaaatctccgaactttttatatatttaatttactttatttacttttataCTTGCCTCTTTAAAAGAtattgtatttttgtttttttttttttttttttttttgttctaaatTTTAGCTATgcaaaatattcttttaattaagaacataatcaaacaatttattttttttctgttaTATCTACATTTCACACCTATACGAGAAGAAGCATATGTTCGATGTATAACCACCACCTTCTAAATAGTCACATTCCATTTGCATTATTTGGTGCTCATCAAACACATACTCTCAAAGATTTGTATCCACCAACAACAATTGCACCTATTCTATGTaaaactttaattttgaaatatataaatataatttgtgaatttaaaattagaaggtcaaatctattttattattaatggaCACCTACACTCGAAAATGCTCATTTTATTGACAAAGAGTAATATAagaattcaataaaaataaaaatgcaaaataggtatataaaaattatccccttttataaatagaatattgggcaaaaaaaatgtaaatatgaaTATTAACATATCATTGCAAATATCTAGTTATGTGTAATGGCTTGGAATGCAAGAAAATCCTATCCATATACATTGGTTCTTTGCCTTTGCGAAAAGGTGCAACTAAAGAAACatacaaaacaacaacaaccaatTCATTACTCCAATACCTTTTAAAACATTCACAATGTCGTATATTATTTCCTCTCAACACCTACACAACATAAGTTATAAAAATTCGTCCAATTAGCCAAAGTAAAAATTCCACAACCATTAACATTTTCTCCAAAATGTAATTTGAACAAAAGTAAAATAGAGGGAAAAAGAATATGGAATTATCGTTTTGAAATTcaactttaatttttcattttggaattGTCATTTAGTCGTATCAATGCATAAATTGTAGAGTCATGTGTGTTTCGATCCCATTTCAATCTCTGGTAAAATAGTTACTTATGAACAAGTTACAAAATAAAATGCTACaaagatttaaatttaaaaataaaaaaaaagaaaaaaaaaagaaaaaaagaaaaaaggttagGGTGGTTATCGTAGAAAGGAAGAAGTCTCTTTGCATAAGTGTGTTCGATAAAAGAGTTTGATTGGTGAGGTATCTACCAGTAAGATTTTAACCGAAGAGATATAataacaacattttaaaaattgtaagggtaaaaaagaaagagaaaaattctCTCCTTATTGCTTTTTTCAATATAGTATATATTTAGATAGAATgataatttaagttttatctAATTTTCATTAATCCACCTCGCTTATAACTTACCACTTtctcattttgaaaaatattagttatctttgaaattaaaagtgCATTATATTGCGACATTCATTCAGAttcatattttagtttattattagtATTTAATATTGACATTTGGTAGAGTAGTTAGCTCAAAATAAAAAGAGGAAATAAGAGGAAACTGaacaaagaaaacaaataaacattgcaaaagaaaaattactaataataatattgaAACTAAAGCAATACAACGCAGCTAGATATCACAAAAACATGGAATATCTTAACAAAGTAATAGCAATTAGTTAATTGATAAGGTAGAGAGCAGCAGGCCTTTTTTCgttcagaaaataatttagCATATCTAATCATAGTTTGTTGATTAGTTTCTAAAAATCCAAAATCTCCACGAATCCCCGTCTCCAAATTCACTTTTGAAATCTTTTTCTTCAACAGGTTTTTCCTAATTCTCGCAAGATGATTCAGATTCCTCTCTGTTGTCCCATCCACCGAAGAAACATCATTACTCTTTAAACTATCGTCTTGAATTTGAAGGTAGTTATTCTTAGAGTGATAAACTTCAAGAATCTCATCAAGAAATAAATCTACCAAATCAAAACTTGCGTAAGAAAATCCATCAATAGTTAGATTCAACCACTCTAACAAATCTCACTCTGCTTTCTTTGTCGTGTATTTATACATCTCCTCTCTTGACGACTCTATCCCTATAGATATCACTAAAAATTGCAACGAAGACGACTACTATCTCCTTTATTACTTCGGAAATCGTCAACAATGTTTGTCAAGTAATTGTGAAAAAACGAGcacattttttagaaattacgaaggaaaaagataattttttaaataaataatatttgaaacttATGAATTAAgtaaaactaaaacatacaacttATGGGTGATTGAAGTGGTGCGTCGGAAGATATGTAGGTGCTGCTGAAGTTGAGATACATATATCTGATACCAAGGCGTCTAATAAAGGATTTTTCTTTAGTTGTGTGTCACTAAAAATTACATTAATCTAACAATTAATTacgaaaaattaaaatttggactaaaattaaagattttaactaatttaattaattacactAACCTTATAAGTGAAGATGATGGTTGACTAGAGGAGTTTAATGTCGAATGTTGGGATAACCACATTCGTAAGAATTTGGTGCAATATTATTCTTCCGAGTTTCTCCCTAATGATCTTATGGAGATACTGTCTGCTGTATTTTGATCCTATCAATTTCTTGAGTGTCAATGGTATCCATCTAgcatttaaatatgatataattaaatttatcttaattcatcaattttatttatttttttttaaaaaaaataaaaccgtCTTGGGGGAAAGTTTTATGACAATAGTTAAGGTAAAAATCCTTAATATCTTTAGTAGGAAACAAAGGTctgttgttttcatttggtatAGTTAACATTGTTGGGACTAGTCCGTCGGTGCTTATTCTGGCAGTCACGTTGAAGTAATTTGCATAATTCTTGCTTCCCCTCCATCAAGTTTCtgcatatttaaaatttaaaaaaaaataatataatatataatagatAATTAGattgttataaaaaattaaaattttagaattaacgAAGCACCTGAAGTTGGGACTCAAAAAAGGAGAGGATAGTGGCGGCAATGAGGCCTCAGATTCCATCGCCGTCGATGCTCAAAGTAGTAATGAGCTTTacagaagaagatgaagctgTCGTGTTCATAAACTGTAATAAATTTGGATAATAATGTGTGTGGTTTAAATTTGAGAATGGGATTTTGTGTAATCCACaagcaaatatatataaaacacaCTTCCAGCAATAGATTTTCCTTAATTGGCAGcacaaaattttccttttttatgttAAGAATTTTGTTTCCAGTAAAATATTCTAATCTATAAAACTATACATGTACTAAATTTTTAAacgttttttttcttcatacaATTTCGAAGATGGAATGTCTTTTTTCTTACCAATTTCAAATATGGATAAATTGTTCAGCTATGATAATTTTCATTACCAATTTCAAATACCAACAGCTACGACACAATTTTTATTaccaatttttttagaaaaaggttTAATATAAGGActaagtgttataaagaaatAATACTAAATTTTAGCTGATAATTTGGTGAATCTTTAGTTTACATTTCACATTGGAACGTAcatggattgggttggattgaggGTGTTTTTTTGGACCAATCCAAAGAACCTAAATAAAATCTctaggttgggttgagttgttgggttataatttgtttttttctttttaattaaaaatatataaatttatatacaacacatgactaataactaaaatcttataaaattcaaatatctaagaaatttattgcaaacttcaaatagacacaaatatcataacaattttaaaagaaaaatatttaaaattcacaagttaatcaatataaagtaaccaaattttaaacaaagaaaaatatatatagtatattttatttatatatatataattcgaattgggttgggtcaacccaacTTTTTTAGCGAGACCCAATCcaacaaaaattgaagaagtttaatccaacccaacccaaaaataaaattaacccAACCTAACCTTTATATTTTGGATTACGTAGTCCGAATTGTTCGGAttgtcgggttatttgaacCCTAATTTCACGAATATTGtattaagaagaaaaaactaaagtgaagttgaaataattttctAGTTGATTTTGATAAGTTAAAAAATGAATctttatttgataattcaatgaattatttattttttatccttTATAATATTCAATCTTGCATAATACTTTGTTTTTCGATTTATTCCATGATGTGTGAGTCGGTGAAAAatgttaaattgaaaattaatatttatttgacagttaagcaagttaatgaaaAATGTCAAATTGAAAATGAATGATGATAAAGAAATCTTTTTTTGACAATTTAGTACCCATAACTTTGATCTCATTCAAAAGTAATATTTTCTTGACgaatttaaaacttttaaaaattaattgatttataagagagagatttgaattttttatctAATGAAATTCTAgatctttagttttttttaaaaaaaaaaattattgcatgaattttaataaatatatcaaagCTCAActatttctttataattttaaaacttcaacaactaaataattacaaacttcaaattccaaactaaaataaaatatatgaaaattttactttttttttagtctCAACGCTTtgaaaaataggttttttttatcgacaaattttcaaaatattaaaattagaccatcaaacttacaaaatttatcaTAATTGCAATTACACTCTCAAATTTTTAAATGTAGCAATTGAACCAACAATTTTTTATAAAGGttaaaatttgatattcaaacatacaataattgtaaaaattgaaccATCAATCTCAAACTTACAATATTTATCAGACTTGGTTGATCGATCCATTACTTGAGGCTTCTACATCTTCCTTTTAATATGTGTATTTCTTTATTTGACTTCCCGATTTCGTTTGAATTTGGGCTCACTCATCAACTGTAAGTCTCATCCAACATAAAAACGAAATCAGAGCATCAAGATAGGAATCAATACCAAATCAACTTTAACTTGATCCAATAAGCTACAACACACATCTTCCTCTGTCCTTTCAATTCCCCTGTTGAAACTTTCTTTATTCCAATTTCCATGTTCAGAGTTGGGGAAAaggaatatttttaaaaaggactatttttcattattaaatCAAGTCCGacaataaatttcaaaagtaaacTAAACCTCTCcacatttgatatatatatatatattccttttgGAAAAACATTACTTTTAACTATAAACTTCAAAAGtattagaattttaaaaatatattcaattCTAGCTCACCTActcattttaataataataataataattaaaaggaACACACGCACACACAATCCAAGAATTCTTCATAAAttcattgatttcaataaaatatatttttacaaaaaaataaacttttttttaatgaatactTTGGATGAGAACTTATAAAAGGATTAAAATTGCAGCCGTGGTTTAAGTTTcgactatttttaaatatagaaaaataaatcaaaatatttataaatatatcaaaattttagatgATAGACTATAATAGATTATTATTTGTGTCTATCGGATAgattatgatattttgctattatttgtaaataatttcaacagttttgtcatttaaaataatttttctttaagtttagAATTACAAttcatgaatttgaaaatttatggtcCATATTGATGCAACCCAACAAATTTAAGctcaaaattgatattttctctatttattgctgttaaatgtatatatgtatatataaactcatggaccatgaagataatctaaattatttgccgaactttgaaaaattttgttttaatgtaACAATCCAACTTTCTAACCACCTAATATGGTTGTTacttcatgcatgcataaacttgtaaaaaatatatacatttaaaataagaaaattgaaatattgtattaaataaataattcaaacaaaatttcaGTTAAagaattcatataatttaaatcatgttccctaaaatataaattttaaatttggaaaaGATTAGTTGAAATTGAAAATCTTTTAACATCTAGATTCGGTCAAAAATCAAGTCCATGAAAAGAAAAACGTAAAACATGAAAGAGGCGTATAGTTTTCTAGTCCTGTTAACACTATGAGGGATGGATTCCTCTTGTTAGTATTCTTGCCCTTACTTGAATGACGTATAAAcataggatgagtataaaatacctAGCAAGTGACTTCATTAAATTAAGGGGATAACCTGTATCGCCTTAACttgcatgtctagtggcctgaTGGCACACCGTCAAATATGGAAAAGAAACATAGAACGTAAACATGTCGATTCATGCATGTCTAATGGCTTGATGGcgcaccgtcaaacatgaagaAAAAAACATGGAAGTAAACTTGTTGGTTCAAGTATTTCTAGTGGCTCAAAGATACACCGTTAAAACATGATACTGGACCCATCGGTCTCCTGAAATAAAAACATGCATTAGATTGTCTCTGCTAGTctatcatgcatcacatacatgaaattcataattaatcCCACAACATAATTCATAACATGTCATATAGATCCAAATATGCTAAAATTTTCCGTaacattcataaacataaaGAGTATCACAAATTTCAAATCATGCTTTTAAAATCCATTAAACAACTTGATAAATCTAAATTAGGATGCCTAATACCAAACTGTCACTTACCTTGAATTAAATCCGGAGAAAAGTTATCACGATAACCAACTTTAACAATTTACTATAATTAAATTCCACGAATGGATCGAAACAAGTTTAATTCCGCTAGAAAGCATCTCGAATTCCTCCAAAACGTACTCCAAACAAGCCCCAAATATTATGGGTAAACTACAAAATCTAGGATTCCGGCGAAGATGGCAGCAGGCCTAATCGGCGACCGACGGCGGCATCATCGGTGCGTGGCTGGGCACAGGCGGCGGCTGGCGGCGCAGCTGAGACTCGTGGAAGAAAGCAGCCGCGAAACAGCCGATAAGGGAAATACGCCAACGATCCACGGTGTTGGGCGGCGGTCGACGGCCGCGAAACAGCCGATAAGGGAAATACGCCAACGATCCACGGTGTTGGGCGGCGGTCGACGGCCGCGAAACAGCCGATAAGGGAAATCCGCAGCGGTGTTGACGTCGTGCGACTGGTCCACGCGAAGAAGGGATGCGCGACAGTGCTTTcacgaagaagatgaagaattttcccctttttttttttttaactttcacGCTAACGGAgaacttatttaattagttCTTTCTTGTTTCCATCATCCCTAGACACACCAAAAATATATTGGGTTATTTTTTACgttgagatgatataggatgtgggaTTTGAAGAGTTTCTAATATCTATGTGTTTTGGTGTGGAAAGTTGTTAtgtttgagttcatatgtctgtgttggATCGACAGTTAGTGGAAGAGTTTAGGATCCATAAACACTTTAATTCATTTTGGAAACAATTTAATGAGTTTTAAGAATATAGCCTCCAAATAATCGGttatgggatgcagctcattgGTTGAAGGAAGAGGTTGGTTTCTTTGTGAGTTATTTTGAAGATGAACATGAAAAAtctcatttctcatttttgtgtttttattaatttccaaaatctattttgattttaaaattatattttatttctaaaataaaaatttattgattttacaaattaatttcaaaattaattttctaataaaattaacaaataattatttaaacaatttaaataattctaattaatttaatatctaaaattaaattaatttttacacaaattcatttttatatatttaaattatatttaaatatatttttccaattccgtttgattctaatttgaattaatcgactaaactcattagattaGGTTTTTCGTAATATTGAttaggtcaaatctctgttttacccccaaaattacattTTGTTCCTAAGTTCTCACTGATCCCTAATGAACAATgattttgtgattcaatcaacaAAACGAGTCCCtatcgggccaatgagagggtgggcccaCTTAAAGCAACAATCaatctctactatctctaaaacggatgggagtgaattccctcttgtatgtccccaactatttatccagtcttacccctgaaatggtagTTTTATTGCGCCGATGTTGtcgagccaaccctcacctatacaaatttatcctgaataaataggagttcatagtcagCTTAGGATTaatgtcaagttacctaggtcatcgctttgaaatagtcaatcttaaacagtaaacagggTTATAAAGTAATAGTGACTCATTTTGTCGTCCAATCTTATAGAGTAatagtgactcatttcgtggtccaatcttataaagtaatagtgactcatttcgtggtccaatcttgtacaaacccttttgcacaaggacacccctactcctcatgtccaacgtgaacgaattaggatcccatcgtttgtagcactttacaactccttgtaacaactacagacgggccatatccaatagtgttaccagaataaggtacccaaccttattcatatactatagatcattttgactatttacttgaacctgatccacctttatgtttccatataaagttcaagtaattATCCAATAGTCCAAGGACTTTcaattttattggatttctatttaagcaatagatctattcaataacacctttacaACATGTGTTTGAGTGTGCATAGTTGTTATGTCTGAATTCATATATATGTGTTTGAGTGTGTAGAGCTTTTATGCCAGTGCTATCTGGTTTAGTTTTTGTACTCTATAATAATTTACTCGTATGaacactattttttaaaaaaaaaaatcttataatcCAATTATTGTATCCATCATATTTGCAAGAAGACattgattgcattttttttattctttccaacATCAATATATGGTATACAAtccaattttatattaaaataattaaaaatgattgcattgataatttatattaaaataattaacgatgattatattaattactgaaatttattaaatctaagtaatatatttatatttatcgattaattaagctatatttttattgttcaatATTCCAAAAATATAAATCCCACACTTTTGCAAGGTAACTTAGGTAACTTTAATATTAAGAAGCATGtaaacattaaaattaaatgaagacATTGCAAatactcataaaaaaaattaaaaaaaatatcaataccaAAAATGTCAAACAGTCCGTGCAATAGATCCATTGTATAAGTAACACACCAAAAATAATAACACAAAAAAATACAACTGAAATAGAATATAGaggaatacaaaaaaaaaaataatgcacCAACTTCGAACTAATTGAATATTTCGTATTAGTTTGGGTTGcataacaaaacaataaaaaaaaagttagaaaaaatctataaatacttATAATGTAGAAGGATAACTAGTTCGGGAGAAGTACCTATGTTACTTTTATAAAGTATGATATAGATGGAGTCCACAGGTTGTTGGATCAAAACACAACGAGACACCTTACCACCCACCAAACAACCAAAAGTTAGAAAatcaataatatgaaaatatcaTAACCAAACATTAGAAAGTAGAAAATGACAAATCAAAGTTAAACAACTCACCGGATTGACAAAATAAATATTGGACAGTGGAAGCTTTAAGCAAATAGAGAATGACCAATGTTGTTATATAGAAAAAGTGAAAGGAGAATGGTGGTTGTTGAACATTAATAATAAcccaaaaaatatttaaaaaaagtgtGACTAGCCTAGAATATTAAGTTTACATCGTGAATGAACTTAAATCCAATTAATAAACTGGTTGAGTCATTAATAAAGTGGTTGAATGGGTAGTGGAAATACACAAGTGGAATAAAACCAGCAAACAATTAGAACAGTTATTACTAAAGTTGGTGggtagttgaataaatgaggtaactaataatgcataatattgaaaACATGCAAAATACGCGAGTATGATCAAGTAT comes from Benincasa hispida cultivar B227 chromosome 2, ASM972705v1, whole genome shotgun sequence and encodes:
- the LOC120071480 gene encoding uncharacterized protein LOC120071480; translation: MADWGPVVIAVVLFVLLSPGLLFQIPARSGRVVEFGNMQTSGASILVHAVIFFGLITIFLIAIGVHIYTG